The following are from one region of the Entelurus aequoreus isolate RoL-2023_Sb linkage group LG17, RoL_Eaeq_v1.1, whole genome shotgun sequence genome:
- the LOC133631864 gene encoding gastrula zinc finger protein XlCGF57.1-like isoform X2: MDDYCYAKMATSAKREHERESAPPTENNLKSEDEDVQQLIGNPEEVSPQLGGSSTLKQETPQPPCIKKEEEELCITQEGECLLGREEADYTKFPLTVVSVKTEDDEEKPQADNFLASLSDSEAEDEVEVTLSSDTDCEGDMRTHTDNKQSECSKKKKGKKILSCSVCGKSFAHRSNLAYHMRTHTGAKPFNCSVCDTSFSRKGTLIEHMRTHTGEKPFNCSLCGKSFSQKGSVTKHMKTHTGEKTLICSVCSQVFVSRQGLVRHLRKHMASDTGSESDMRTHTDDKDSKCPQRKKNEKCLSCSVCGKLFTHKSKLTYHMRTHTGEKPFNCSVCDTSFSVKSNLIDHLKRHTGEKPFSCSLCCNSYARKSHLTDHMRTHTGEKPFICLVCGKRCSQKSSVTIHMKTHTEVKTFNCSACSEIFATKQGLFRHMRTHKGGKTFTCSICAKSFTQNSSLTDHIRLHTGEKPFNCSVCSKIFASKQGLSRHMRTHKGGKTFTCSICGESFSQNCSLIDHVRLHTGESHLNAQFVTKALLKMSV, encoded by the coding sequence acgtccagcagctgatcggtaatccagaagaagtttcccctcagttaggggggagctccactttgaagcaggagactccacaaccaccctgcattaaaaaggaagaggaggaactctgcatcactcaggagggagagtgtcttctaggacgagaggaagctgattacaccaagtttccactgactgttgtctctgtgaagactgaagatgatgaagagaaaccacaagcagACAACTTCTTAGcttcactatcagatagtgaggctgaagacgaggttgaagtaactttgagcagcgatacagactgtgaaggtgatatgaggactcacactgacaacaaacagtcTGAATGCTCTAAAAAGAAGAAAGGTAAAAAAATTTTGAGTTGTTCggtttgtggtaaaagttttgctcACAGGAGTAATTTGGCTtaccacatgagaacacacacaggagcaaaaccatttaattgttcagtttgcgaTACAAGCTTTTCTAGAAAGGGTACTTTGattgaacacatgagaacgcacacaggagaaaaaccatttaattgctcACTTTgcggtaaaagcttttctcaaaagggCAGTGTGactaaacacatgaaaacacacacaggtgaaaaaacacttATCTGCTCAGTTTGCAGTCAAGTATTTGTTTCCAGACAAGGTCTAGTTCGCCACTTGAGAAAACACATGGCAAGCGATACAGGCAGCGAaagtgatatgaggactcacactgacgaCAAGGACTCCAAATGCCCTCAAAGGAAGAAAAATGAAAAATGTTTGAGCTGTTCGGTTTGTGGTAAACTTTTTACTCACAAGAGCAAATTGACCtaccacatgagaacacacacgggagaaaaaccatttaattgttcagtttgtgacacAAGCTTTTCTGTAAAGAGTAATTTGATTGACCACTTAAAGagacacactggagaaaagcCATTTAGTTGCTCACTATGTTGCAATAGTTATGCTCGAAAGAGCCATTTGACTgatcacatgagaacacacacaggagaaaaaccattcatttgtttagtttgtggtaaaagATGCTCTCAAAAGAGCAGTGTGACtatacacatgaaaacacacacagaagTAAAAACATTTAACTGCTCAGCTTGCAGTGAAATATTTGCCACCAAACAAGGTTTATTTcgccacatgagaacacacaaagGCGGGAAAACGTTTACTTGTTCAATTTGTGCCAAAAGTTTTACTCAAAATAGCAGTTTGACCGATCACATAAGATTACACACAGGGGAAAAACCAtttaactgctcagtttgcagcaAAATATTTGCCTCCAAACAAGGCTTATCTcgccacatgagaacacacaaagGCGGAAAAACATTTACTTGTTCAATTTGTGGCGaaagtttttctcaaaattgcAGTTTGATTGACCACGTAAGATTACACACAGGAGAAAGCCATTTAAATGCTCAGTTTGTCactaaagctttactaaaaatgtCAGTTTAA
- the LOC133631864 gene encoding gastrula zinc finger protein XlCGF57.1-like isoform X1, which produces MDDYCYAKMATSAKREHERESAPPTSSKSPTEIKTKTADKDVQQLIGNPEEVSPQLGGSSTLKQETPQPPCIKKEEEELCITQEGECLLGREEADYTKFPLTVVSVKTEDDEEKPQADNFLASLSDSEAEDEVEVTLSSDTDCEGDMRTHTDNKQSECSKKKKGKKILSCSVCGKSFAHRSNLAYHMRTHTGAKPFNCSVCDTSFSRKGTLIEHMRTHTGEKPFNCSLCGKSFSQKGSVTKHMKTHTGEKTLICSVCSQVFVSRQGLVRHLRKHMASDTGSESDMRTHTDDKDSKCPQRKKNEKCLSCSVCGKLFTHKSKLTYHMRTHTGEKPFNCSVCDTSFSVKSNLIDHLKRHTGEKPFSCSLCCNSYARKSHLTDHMRTHTGEKPFICLVCGKRCSQKSSVTIHMKTHTEVKTFNCSACSEIFATKQGLFRHMRTHKGGKTFTCSICAKSFTQNSSLTDHIRLHTGEKPFNCSVCSKIFASKQGLSRHMRTHKGGKTFTCSICGESFSQNCSLIDHVRLHTGESHLNAQFVTKALLKMSV; this is translated from the coding sequence acgtccagcagctgatcggtaatccagaagaagtttcccctcagttaggggggagctccactttgaagcaggagactccacaaccaccctgcattaaaaaggaagaggaggaactctgcatcactcaggagggagagtgtcttctaggacgagaggaagctgattacaccaagtttccactgactgttgtctctgtgaagactgaagatgatgaagagaaaccacaagcagACAACTTCTTAGcttcactatcagatagtgaggctgaagacgaggttgaagtaactttgagcagcgatacagactgtgaaggtgatatgaggactcacactgacaacaaacagtcTGAATGCTCTAAAAAGAAGAAAGGTAAAAAAATTTTGAGTTGTTCggtttgtggtaaaagttttgctcACAGGAGTAATTTGGCTtaccacatgagaacacacacaggagcaaaaccatttaattgttcagtttgcgaTACAAGCTTTTCTAGAAAGGGTACTTTGattgaacacatgagaacgcacacaggagaaaaaccatttaattgctcACTTTgcggtaaaagcttttctcaaaagggCAGTGTGactaaacacatgaaaacacacacaggtgaaaaaacacttATCTGCTCAGTTTGCAGTCAAGTATTTGTTTCCAGACAAGGTCTAGTTCGCCACTTGAGAAAACACATGGCAAGCGATACAGGCAGCGAaagtgatatgaggactcacactgacgaCAAGGACTCCAAATGCCCTCAAAGGAAGAAAAATGAAAAATGTTTGAGCTGTTCGGTTTGTGGTAAACTTTTTACTCACAAGAGCAAATTGACCtaccacatgagaacacacacgggagaaaaaccatttaattgttcagtttgtgacacAAGCTTTTCTGTAAAGAGTAATTTGATTGACCACTTAAAGagacacactggagaaaagcCATTTAGTTGCTCACTATGTTGCAATAGTTATGCTCGAAAGAGCCATTTGACTgatcacatgagaacacacacaggagaaaaaccattcatttgtttagtttgtggtaaaagATGCTCTCAAAAGAGCAGTGTGACtatacacatgaaaacacacacagaagTAAAAACATTTAACTGCTCAGCTTGCAGTGAAATATTTGCCACCAAACAAGGTTTATTTcgccacatgagaacacacaaagGCGGGAAAACGTTTACTTGTTCAATTTGTGCCAAAAGTTTTACTCAAAATAGCAGTTTGACCGATCACATAAGATTACACACAGGGGAAAAACCAtttaactgctcagtttgcagcaAAATATTTGCCTCCAAACAAGGCTTATCTcgccacatgagaacacacaaagGCGGAAAAACATTTACTTGTTCAATTTGTGGCGaaagtttttctcaaaattgcAGTTTGATTGACCACGTAAGATTACACACAGGAGAAAGCCATTTAAATGCTCAGTTTGTCactaaagctttactaaaaatgtCAGTTTAA